Proteins from a single region of Triticum urartu cultivar G1812 unplaced genomic scaffold, Tu2.1 TuUngrouped_contig_5373, whole genome shotgun sequence:
- the LOC125529143 gene encoding uncharacterized protein LOC125529143 codes for ADNFHFGMDKQSARGKSGADQGIAKIKEAKANHQKSVKDGDKRHGVNQKVVKDTDRDCNVRKRKAKDGNEGKTREKRSAIDEQKHRELDGDGASKNYIHDLMDLAHLNGNKFTSDDFKKRKGLNANSSLHDHQSMPMTKMPRTSPANHLCVNGEMLKHSQGTAPTLPVGTNPREAGMLEDSKECIKNGMTGLLNLEEHNSAVSPSSYGSSEVSLTPAHPDTKYLSHVYSVPAADDRSEYIDQDWLFSGDRVHQKTTMLEAAEAPQVWAEAQLIDSADVVALPYVVPL; via the exons GCCGACAATTTTCATTTCGGGATGGATAAGCAATCGGCAAGAGGCAAAAGTGGAGCAGATCAAGGGATTGCAAAGATTAAGGAGGCAAAAGCTAATCATCAGAAGAGTGTTAAAGATGGAGATAAAAGGCATGGTGTAAATCAGAAGGTTGTTAAAGACACAGATAGAGATTGCAATGTAAGGAAAAGAAAGGCTAAAGATGGTAATGAAGGCAAAACCAGGGAGAAAAGAAGTGCTATAGATGAACAGAAACACAGAGAGCTTGACGGAGATGGGGCAAGCAAGAACTATATTCATGATCTAATGGACTTGGCTCATCTTAATGGGAACAAGTTCACTTCTGATGATTTCAAGAAAAGGAAAGGCTTAAACGCTAACAGTTCTCTAcatg ATCATCAAAGTATGCCAATGACTAAGATGCCaaggacgtctcctgccaatcatCTTTGTGTGAATGGGGAAATGTTGAAGCATTCTCAAGGAACTGCGCCTACATTACCAGTGGGCACAAACCCTCGTGAGGCAGGCATGCTTGAAGATAGCAAGGAATGCATCAAAAATGGCATGACCGGCCTCCTCAACCTAGAGGAACACAATTCTGCAGTCTCTCCATCCAGCTATGGCAGCAGTGAAGTCTCTCTGACGCCAGCTCACCCTGATACCAAGTATCTGAGCCATGTGTACTCCGTACCAGCGGCCGACGACCGCTCAGAGTACATTGATCAAGACTGGCTGTTTTCGGGAGACCGTGTTCACCAGAAAACAACGATGCTTGAGGCCGCAGAAGCACCCCAGGTCTGGGCTGAAGCACAGCTGATCGATTCTGCTGATGTAGTTGCTCTGCCTTATGTTGTTCCTTTGTAA